One window of the Ictidomys tridecemlineatus isolate mIctTri1 chromosome 11, mIctTri1.hap1, whole genome shotgun sequence genome contains the following:
- the S100a9 gene encoding protein S100-A9, producing MASELSQMERSIETVIDVFHQYAVRLGNRDTLNQKEFIQMVQKELQNYLKKEGKNEKLINHILEDLDTNVDKQLSFEEFVMLIAKLVHASHEEMHKNASNTEGHSHGPGLGGGSC from the exons ATGGCTTCCGAATTGTCACAGATGGAACGCAGCATAGAGACGGTGATCGACGTCTTTCACCAGTACGCAGTAAGGTTAGGGAACCGAGACACCCTGAACCAGAAGGAATTCATACAGATGGTGCAGAAAGAGCTGCAAAACTACCTCAAG AAAGAGGGTAAGAATGAGAAGCTCATCAATCACATCTTGGAGGACCTGGACACCAACGTGGACAAGCAGCTGAGCTTTGAAGAGTTCGTCATGCTGATAGCAAAGCTGGTCCATGCCTCCCACGAGGAGATGCACAAGAACGCCTCCAATACGGAGGGTCACAGCCACGGGCCAGGCCTTGGGGGGGGGTCCTGCTAA